Sequence from the Aquimarina sp. Aq107 genome:
ATAATTTTGAAGAAAATAGAGCAAATGATGCTTTATTGAATGTGCTGAAATCTAATTTTAATCTTGATGATTCGTTTGTCTTGGAGATAAAATCATTGATTAATGATCAGGAACCGGGCAAACAAGATATTCGCGAAGTTGCCAGAAAGCTAAGAGAGTATATAAAAATTGATACAATTGCTCTAGAAGACTTGCCTGAGCTTATCTCTGGAGAAAAACTAAGAAGTCATTTAAAATCATCTTCATTAAAATTACTTCCCGCAATTGCTTTGGGTATTGTCGAGAAATCAAAATCTAGCAGAAATGTTTTACATGAAATTGATGAGATAAAAGAAAGACATTTATTTAATGATACACTTAGAGGTTTCTTTTCCAGAAGAATAGTAGATGTTGATAAAGAAACTAAATCGAGAGAAGCTGTATATGTGCCTTCTAATCTTAGTGAGTCACAATTAGATATTATTCAGGCTGTAAAATCAAATGATATTACTGTTGTAATTGGTCCTCCAGGAACTGGTAAATCGTATACAATTGCTTCACTAGCTCTAGATCAAGTATACCATAATAAAAGTGTATTGATCTGTTCTAAATCTGATCAAGCAATAGATGTACTCCAAGATAAAATTATACAAGATTTAGGAGTAAAAGGTCTTTCTATTAGAGCAGGTTCTGGTAGAAGTCATCGCGCTACTTTAAGAAAGAAAATAGAATCAATTACCAGATTTAGAAAATCTGGAGGGGATTATTTTATTCCTAAAAAGCAAGCTGAAATTGATTATGCTAAAAATAAAATAAAGGAGATAAGTGAAGAAATACAGGAAAGAGAAGGTAGAGAAATTAAGAATGCTGAGCTGTTTTTGGATCACAAACCTTCTTTTTTTAAAAGATTAAAACGAAAATATGTCTCTAAAAAAGTATTAGAAGAATATCCTTTTTGGCAGTTAATAGAATTGTTGGATCATTATATTCATCAGAGAAATAAGTTGATCAAAGAGATCATTTCTTTAAAATACCAAGATAAAATTTCTAATTTATTACAGAAAGATCGAACTTTTTCTCAACTATTAAAGCTTGTAAAAACTAAAGATGTTGTAGAAAGAGATCGTTTATTTCAGGATATCAATTTTATATCAGTATTACAATGCTTACCTATTTGGATTACAAAGTCAACAGATGTTAGTGATGTGTTTCCATTAGAAAATGATATTTTTGATGTAGCTATTATAGATGAAGCTTCCCAATGTGATATTACTACGATGATTCCTGTATTGGCTAGAGCTAAAAAAGTGGTAGTGGTTGGTGATCCAAAACAACTAAGACATGTTTCTTTTTTATCTAGACAGGTAATGGAAAATACTGCCAATAATTACGGTCTGATAAAGGGAGAGGATGTAATGAATTACAGGGAAACGAGTTTCTTAGATTATGCCATGGAACGACTTCCTTCTAACAGTAATATTCATTTTCTTGATGAACATTATCGCAGTGTTCCCAGTATTATCCGATATAGTAATCAGAAATTTTATTTTGATAAGTTAAAGGTGATGTCAGATTTACAAATTCATCATAAATCTTCTGCGGTACATTGGATTTTTTGTGAAGGCGAAAAACTAAAAGATGGGACTAATCTTAGCGAGGCTAACAAAATTTTAGAAGATGTACAACAAATAATTGATCAGGAAATTCAGGTTGCGGTTGGCGTAGCAACCACAATAGGTATTCTTTCTCCTTTTAGAGATCAGGTGAATTACCTAAAGAATAAGATAGAAGAATATGATCTTGCCGCGATAAAGAAACACAAAATAGCCGTTGGAACACCTTTCGAATTTCAAGGAGAGGAACGTGATCAAATGTATATCACATTTACCATTGATAACAACATAAGCAGTTCTGTTTTTCAGTATTTAGATAGAGAAGATGTATTTAATGTAAGTATAACTCGTGCTAAACAAAAACAGTTTTTGTATTATTCTTTTGATCCTAAGAATTTTAAGAATAAACATTTATTAATTGATTACCTATCAGAGACTAGAATACATCATCAACATAATCGAGCGGAAGAATATATTGATAATTTTGCAATAGAAGTACACGAAGAATTAATTCAATTAGGAATCCAAGAAGAAGATATTATTGTCAATTATTTATTAGCTGGATATATAATGGATATTTTAGTAACTTTTAACCAAAGAACGGTATGTATTGATTTGGTTGGATATCCAGGAACCTTAGAAAAAACGTTTTCCATAGAACAATACAAAACACTCTTTAGAACACAAATACCTATTATAACGATACCGTACGCTTACTGGTTGCATAATAAGGAGGCATGTTTGGATCATATTGCAAAGAAAGTTAGAATTAAGAAATGATTACTGAAAAAGAAATATCAAAGCAAATAGGCAGAACTATTAAATCACCCATTCGAGTTGGTAGCGTTGCAGATTTAAGAATAGATGTAAGTTCTTTTCTTCACTTTTTTAGACCTTTTTTTTCTACATTACAAGATGATGTATATTTAGTAAGAAGCAAACAAATCACTTTTTTGAAGGCAAGTTTTTCTTCGGACTCGGATGCTATTGAGAAACTTCATAAACCCTATTTTGAAGGGACACAATCAATAGATGCTTTAGCATATTGGATAGAGCAATTAGATGAGAATCAAAAACAAGAATTTGATCAGTTATCCACAATTACAAGACAACGCAACATTGCTACTTTTTTGATTGAAATTTGGGATGATCAGTATTTTGTAGAAAGAATAGTAGAGCGAGGTTTTGAACAAGATGTAGATGATTTTAGAGTGTGGAAACGTGTTTTTAAACAGGCTAGTAGAAATGCTGTAGAGAACAAATTGTTTTTTGAATTGTTAAAAAGAATGGCTGGTTTGGTAAAAAAGATTCATCCAGAGGTTAGAAAAATCCAGATCACCAGTCATTTTATGAGAACTATTTCTAAAGAAAAGATAAAAGGGGAAAATTCCCCAGAAGGAGTACATGAAGATGGTGCTCAGTATATAATGTCTGCATTGGTAGTAAATCGACAAAATATAGTAGGAGCAGAGAGTCAGATTTATGAAAAAACAGATGCAAGTAACAATGAACTTATTTATAATAAAGTTTTAGATCCCGGAGAGTTTATTTTTCAGGCGGATACAGGAGAGGAATTTACTTTCGGCAATGACCTTTGGCATTACGTAACTCCTATTGAACCAGAAGACATTTCAAAACCTGGAATACGAGATATTATTGGATTTGATATGGATATTTTAGAGTAACGATTCTCCATTTGTCTCTTCTAGTATTTTTGATTCTTTTTCTATTTGTTTTTTGATAAGTTTAAAACTAGTCTTTTGATATAATTTGCGCAATTCATTTTTTCCTTCTATATCGAATTTATTGGCAAGTGTCTGAATACATATAATACCTAATGATCGAGATGTAGTACCATAATTAGTACCTAATGTTACACCAAAACAGCGTTCTAAAATGGTTGTAATAAATTTGACACATTTTTGGTGTTTTCTAATACCAGCAAGAGATACTAAACCCTTTATTATGTCAATATTCTCTATGTATACTTGTTCATAAGTGCCATATATATCATCCTTAGAATTGTAGACTTTATTTCTTAATGTAACGCTTCTTAGTTTTAGATAAGAAGATTTACGAATGATATTATATAGAAAAACATCAAATTTATTTTCGTCTGTATTATCAATATACGTATTGATTTGTTGTAGTGTATTTTGGTCGATTGTATGGCAAAGAATTTTTAGAATTTTAGAAAAATTATGTTGATATTTTTCATTCATGCCAGAAAGTAGTTTGTTTACATGTGTTCCGAATGAATCTGGTAATAATTGAAAAACATATGCCGAAGGAACTAAGCTTATTTTACTATTTTCTAGAATTATCCTATGAATAGTGCTTTTAGCTTCCATATACTCTTTGATAGGTAAGTATTGTATGGATTTAGAACGTAAAAAAGAATGTAAGCAAGTATTAAGTTCTGGACTTATTTTATGATCTGTAGAATATTTTTGTAGTTGACGTAATAAAGGACGTAACGGATAATAGTAGGGATAAGTATTTTTCCATAGTTGAAAGAAATGCGTAAAATCTGTATTGTTCAATCTCATTTTGGAATTAAGAACAAGTTGACCGAGAGCGCGTTTAAAATTTTCGGGAATCTCTGATTTAGTTTCTATAAACCTTATGCGTTTTGATCGATCTTTTTGGGATATCTCTGGTGTGATAAAATAGAAAAACTGCTTTTTAATTTCTGGGTGTGATGTGATTAAT
This genomic interval carries:
- a CDS encoding 2OG-Fe dioxygenase family protein, translated to MITEKEISKQIGRTIKSPIRVGSVADLRIDVSSFLHFFRPFFSTLQDDVYLVRSKQITFLKASFSSDSDAIEKLHKPYFEGTQSIDALAYWIEQLDENQKQEFDQLSTITRQRNIATFLIEIWDDQYFVERIVERGFEQDVDDFRVWKRVFKQASRNAVENKLFFELLKRMAGLVKKIHPEVRKIQITSHFMRTISKEKIKGENSPEGVHEDGAQYIMSALVVNRQNIVGAESQIYEKTDASNNELIYNKVLDPGEFIFQADTGEEFTFGNDLWHYVTPIEPEDISKPGIRDIIGFDMDILE
- a CDS encoding DEAD/DEAH box helicase, producing the protein MHIEKVLSYYQDCYKQEFRDNDILNFLGTKVHKRFFLSSIDQLYREEDSVFMKTDFGEELYKYLEIHRKEKTFVACSFFITGKLTFLGKKRTICAPLIITPASLEINNEALYHINYNFEENRANDALLNVLKSNFNLDDSFVLEIKSLINDQEPGKQDIREVARKLREYIKIDTIALEDLPELISGEKLRSHLKSSSLKLLPAIALGIVEKSKSSRNVLHEIDEIKERHLFNDTLRGFFSRRIVDVDKETKSREAVYVPSNLSESQLDIIQAVKSNDITVVIGPPGTGKSYTIASLALDQVYHNKSVLICSKSDQAIDVLQDKIIQDLGVKGLSIRAGSGRSHRATLRKKIESITRFRKSGGDYFIPKKQAEIDYAKNKIKEISEEIQEREGREIKNAELFLDHKPSFFKRLKRKYVSKKVLEEYPFWQLIELLDHYIHQRNKLIKEIISLKYQDKISNLLQKDRTFSQLLKLVKTKDVVERDRLFQDINFISVLQCLPIWITKSTDVSDVFPLENDIFDVAIIDEASQCDITTMIPVLARAKKVVVVGDPKQLRHVSFLSRQVMENTANNYGLIKGEDVMNYRETSFLDYAMERLPSNSNIHFLDEHYRSVPSIIRYSNQKFYFDKLKVMSDLQIHHKSSAVHWIFCEGEKLKDGTNLSEANKILEDVQQIIDQEIQVAVGVATTIGILSPFRDQVNYLKNKIEEYDLAAIKKHKIAVGTPFEFQGEERDQMYITFTIDNNISSSVFQYLDREDVFNVSITRAKQKQFLYYSFDPKNFKNKHLLIDYLSETRIHHQHNRAEEYIDNFAIEVHEELIQLGIQEEDIIVNYLLAGYIMDILVTFNQRTVCIDLVGYPGTLEKTFSIEQYKTLFRTQIPIITIPYAYWLHNKEACLDHIAKKVRIKK